One genomic segment of Rivularia sp. PCC 7116 includes these proteins:
- a CDS encoding phenylpyruvate tautomerase MIF-related protein, with amino-acid sequence MPFIKVQSSISTPQKAEVEGMLKTLSSKLAKHTGKPESYVMTAFEAEVPMTFGGSTDPVCYIEVKSIGTMKPEQTKSMSQDFCSEINQALGVPTNRIYIEFADAKGAMWGWNGSTFG; translated from the coding sequence ATGCCTTTCATTAAAGTTCAAAGTTCTATATCTACCCCCCAAAAAGCTGAAGTTGAGGGAATGCTGAAAACTTTGTCGTCTAAATTAGCTAAGCATACTGGAAAACCAGAATCCTATGTAATGACGGCTTTTGAAGCAGAAGTCCCCATGACTTTTGGTGGTAGTACTGACCCGGTTTGTTACATAGAAGTCAAAAGTATCGGTACTATGAAACCCGAACAAACAAAGTCCATGAGTCAGGACTTTTGCTCGGAAATCAATCAAGCCCTTGGTGTTCCGACAAATCGGATTTATATCGAATTTGCCGATGCCAAAGGTGCCATGTGGGGTTGGAACGGTAGTACGTTTGGTTAA
- the cobM gene encoding precorrin-4 C(11)-methyltransferase, with translation MRENTSTLCEEKSTLKLKPAVYIVGAGPGDPDLLTIKAKKLLEQTDVVLFADSLVPQEILEFCREDAQIIRTASKTLEEIVPMMVDIVRNNKSVVRLHSGDPSLYSAIHEQMQQLAQAETPFEVIPGISAFQAAAAKLNVELTVPGLVQTIILTRISGRTQVPPKEELSSLAAHQASLCLYLSARHIEDSQAKLLEHYPPETPVAICFRVGWHDEKIIVVPLNEIAESTHKEKLIRTTLYIISPALGEATARSRLYHPEHSHLFRPK, from the coding sequence ATGCGTGAAAATACTAGTACTTTGTGTGAAGAAAAATCTACTCTTAAACTAAAACCAGCAGTTTACATTGTCGGAGCAGGTCCCGGAGACCCCGATCTATTAACCATTAAAGCCAAAAAACTACTAGAACAGACCGATGTAGTTTTATTTGCAGACTCTTTAGTCCCTCAAGAGATATTAGAATTTTGTCGCGAAGATGCCCAAATTATTCGCACGGCTTCCAAAACGCTGGAAGAAATTGTGCCGATGATGGTGGATATTGTCAGAAATAATAAATCAGTTGTGCGTTTGCATTCGGGAGATCCAAGTCTTTACAGCGCCATCCACGAACAAATGCAGCAACTAGCACAAGCCGAAACACCTTTTGAAGTTATCCCCGGTATTAGTGCTTTTCAAGCTGCCGCAGCGAAATTAAATGTAGAACTGACGGTACCGGGTTTAGTGCAAACCATTATACTCACCCGTATCAGCGGACGCACGCAAGTACCGCCAAAAGAAGAATTATCCTCACTAGCAGCACATCAAGCAAGTCTCTGCCTATATTTGAGCGCTCGTCATATAGAAGATTCCCAAGCCAAGCTTTTAGAACATTATCCACCCGAAACCCCCGTCGCAATCTGCTTTCGCGTCGGCTGGCACGACGAAAAAATTATTGTAGTTCCTCTAAACGAAATTGCAGAATCCACCCACAAAGAAAAACTGATTCGCACCACACTCTACATCATCAGCCCCGCCCTTGGTGAAGCAACAGCAAGGTCAAGATTGTATCACCCAGAGCATTCGCATTTGTTTCGTCCGAAATGA
- a CDS encoding asparagine synthetase B — protein sequence MKEIVGYWGSGNISELKTILTRIFSQASVEKELQQVNYQKHDCFGALAQWSFTNNYSISNEGIFKTKEFCQVSLSAAGISELADAVIKFENQRLVLSRDCFGRIPLYWFQKEQVIWFATRIQLLLPVLDSPQVSIPGFYGYNCFSYVPTPLSPIENIFTVPAGCEIVWEINQNHQIQNHQIQNCYRWQETEDLIKDEKTAILQLQDLLKNSIYRQLSNLPQEVGVFLSGGLDSSVVAALLVQAGVKVKAYALDFGEYGISELPFAEVVAKHLEIPLVKVDATPKRIKSAMKATVKALDLPFGDGVTIPIYLLCEAASKETSVIFNGEGGDQLFAGWTNKPLIAAGIYNSEDFNLQYLRTFHRLYGYEGQCFQSELISQIKNINPETWIAEALNPEFINNILARLRRASLMLKGAQNIHPRATNLGKAFNLRVRSPFCDLPLAEWSFALSGELCLQGNTEKYILKKAVESWLPSEIVWREKRGMGVPLNSWCLGELWGEVSKRLNQGILKFEGFYQEDIILKVLEGEIGGQIRQRRIGEVLWLLLMWEMWRVEVLGEKVEGKVFDYQLLWLRVLQKFKK from the coding sequence TTGAAAGAAATTGTCGGTTATTGGGGTAGCGGTAATATTTCTGAATTAAAAACTATTTTGACTCGGATTTTTAGTCAAGCGTCTGTTGAGAAAGAGTTACAGCAAGTCAATTATCAAAAACATGATTGCTTTGGTGCTTTAGCCCAATGGAGTTTTACAAATAATTATTCTATCAGTAATGAGGGAATTTTTAAGACTAAAGAATTTTGTCAAGTTTCGCTTTCTGCTGCGGGAATTTCAGAGTTAGCAGATGCAGTAATTAAGTTTGAAAATCAGCGTTTAGTTTTAAGTCGAGATTGCTTTGGAAGAATCCCTTTATATTGGTTTCAAAAAGAGCAAGTAATTTGGTTTGCAACGCGAATACAGTTGTTATTACCTGTTTTAGATTCTCCACAAGTTAGTATTCCAGGTTTTTACGGCTATAACTGTTTTTCTTACGTACCGACTCCTTTAAGCCCCATAGAAAATATTTTTACGGTACCCGCAGGATGTGAAATTGTTTGGGAAATTAATCAAAATCATCAAATTCAAAATCATCAAATTCAAAATTGTTATCGGTGGCAAGAAACTGAAGATTTAATCAAAGATGAAAAAACGGCAATATTGCAGCTGCAAGATTTACTAAAAAATTCTATTTACCGTCAATTAAGTAATTTACCTCAAGAAGTTGGAGTATTTCTTTCTGGAGGGCTAGATTCTTCTGTTGTTGCAGCTTTGTTAGTGCAAGCTGGAGTAAAAGTTAAAGCTTACGCTTTGGATTTTGGCGAATATGGAATATCTGAATTACCTTTTGCTGAAGTTGTGGCTAAACATTTAGAAATTCCTTTGGTAAAAGTTGACGCAACACCGAAGCGAATTAAATCAGCAATGAAAGCTACCGTCAAAGCTTTAGATTTACCTTTTGGTGATGGGGTAACGATACCGATATACTTACTTTGTGAAGCGGCATCAAAAGAAACATCAGTAATTTTTAATGGTGAAGGGGGAGATCAATTATTTGCTGGATGGACTAATAAACCTTTAATTGCCGCCGGTATTTATAATTCTGAGGATTTCAATCTTCAATACCTGCGGACTTTTCATAGACTTTACGGTTATGAAGGGCAATGTTTTCAATCCGAATTAATTAGTCAAATAAAAAACATTAATCCAGAAACTTGGATTGCTGAAGCATTAAACCCAGAATTTATCAACAATATTTTAGCTAGATTGCGAAGAGCTAGTTTGATGCTCAAAGGCGCGCAAAATATTCATCCTAGAGCTACAAATTTGGGAAAAGCATTTAATTTAAGAGTGCGATCGCCTTTTTGCGATTTACCATTAGCTGAGTGGAGTTTTGCGCTTTCTGGAGAACTTTGTTTGCAGGGTAATACTGAAAAATATATTCTTAAAAAAGCCGTTGAATCTTGGCTACCGTCAGAAATTGTTTGGCGAGAAAAACGCGGTATGGGAGTACCTTTAAATAGTTGGTGTTTGGGTGAGTTATGGGGTGAAGTTAGTAAAAGATTGAATCAAGGTATTTTGAAATTTGAAGGGTTTTATCAAGAAGATATTATTTTAAAAGTTTTAGAGGGTGAAATCGGCGGGCAAATTCGTCAGCGTCGTATCGGTGAAGTTTTGTGGCTGCTGTTGATGTGGGAGATGTGGCGAGTTGAAGTTTTAGGTGAGAAAGTTGAAGGGAAAGTTTTTGATTATCAATTGTTATGGTTGAGGGTTTTGCAGAAGTTTAAGAAGTGA
- the lgt gene encoding prolipoprotein diacylglyceryl transferase: MALDISYLPLAFMFTSPGPILVKLGPLTIRWYGLLIASAVLIGVTLSQYLAKRRNVNPDLLSDLSIWLVIGAIPAARIYYVLFQWQEYSQRPGDIIAIWKGGIAIHGAIIGGLLAALIFAKLKKVSFWQLADLVAPSLILGQAIGRWGNFFNSEAFGKPTNLPWKLYIPREITLIDGSKVYPRPPEFINESFFHPTFLYESLWNVMVFSLLMILFFRGLQGKLPLRTGTIFLVYLVGYSLGRFWIEGLRLDSLMLGPLRIAQVVSLVQIAIGFAGLWWLYLRKRPLPDVVSTQSEEERVREMRR, from the coding sequence ATGGCACTGGATATTTCCTATTTGCCCTTGGCGTTTATGTTTACTTCTCCCGGTCCAATTTTAGTAAAATTAGGGCCATTAACTATCCGCTGGTATGGCTTATTAATAGCCTCAGCAGTATTGATTGGTGTAACGCTTTCTCAGTATTTAGCAAAGCGCCGAAATGTCAATCCCGATTTATTAAGCGATTTATCGATTTGGCTGGTAATTGGCGCAATTCCAGCTGCGAGAATATATTACGTTTTATTTCAATGGCAAGAATATTCTCAACGTCCTGGGGACATTATCGCCATCTGGAAGGGTGGTATTGCTATTCATGGAGCCATTATCGGCGGTCTGCTAGCCGCATTAATCTTTGCCAAACTAAAAAAAGTTTCATTTTGGCAGCTAGCCGATTTAGTGGCTCCTTCGCTGATTTTAGGACAGGCAATAGGGCGCTGGGGAAACTTCTTCAACTCAGAAGCCTTTGGAAAACCTACGAACTTACCTTGGAAGCTTTATATTCCTCGTGAAATTACCCTAATTGATGGCTCAAAAGTTTACCCCCGTCCCCCAGAATTCATTAATGAAAGCTTTTTCCATCCCACATTCCTTTACGAATCATTGTGGAATGTCATGGTATTCAGCTTGCTGATGATATTATTCTTTCGTGGCTTGCAAGGTAAGCTGCCCTTAAGAACCGGTACGATATTCTTGGTTTATCTAGTGGGTTACAGTTTAGGACGTTTTTGGATTGAAGGATTGCGTTTAGATAGCTTGATGCTCGGTCCTTTAAGAATTGCTCAAGTAGTCAGTTTAGTACAAATAGCCATCGGATTCGCTGGTTTATGGTGGCTTTACTTGAGAAAACGTCCCCTACCGGATGTAGTTTCTACCCAAAGTGAAGAAGAAAGGGTTCGAGAAATGAGGAGGTAG
- a CDS encoding DUF4212 domain-containing protein, which produces MNNENYRAYWRKNVALIRNLLIVWATVSLVFSILLVEPLNAIRFFGVPFGFWMAQQGSILVFVVLIFIYAVQMDKLDREHNIKR; this is translated from the coding sequence ATGAATAACGAAAACTACCGCGCTTATTGGCGGAAAAATGTCGCTTTAATTCGCAATCTTTTAATAGTTTGGGCAACGGTATCCTTAGTATTTAGTATTTTGCTAGTCGAACCCTTAAATGCAATCCGTTTTTTTGGGGTACCCTTCGGCTTTTGGATGGCACAGCAAGGTTCAATCCTAGTATTTGTGGTGTTGATTTTTATTTACGCCGTGCAAATGGATAAATTAGACCGCGAACATAATATTAAAAGGTAG
- a CDS encoding asparagine synthetase B, which translates to MKLPSLWNRRQIPDIKIVPDWYIVLGRIDASNYDVNYCFEEFFVIKTQVVKSHNSRFIVVGDIWLSNRHDLLQFLHSDKEYTDKEIVAHLWEVKGEECLNLLEGMFSLCVWDNQERQLYLIRDGVGCCTIYYTNSDKVCVIAPRLATLLPHHSQLLDLVALRDYLCCAFVPGEQTLWENVKELSPGKVLQMESSEEGGINFINQRWFWQARENIQNAEESLIWHGKQLRQLLDRVVKEYLPVNEPVGVYLSGGLDSSCITALAAKFHSHPVHTYSIHFGEDCPNELEFSGLVAQHCKTQHHILEITPDDMWDKLPLTMSYLDDPIGDPLTVPNYLLGKIAQENSRVILNGEGGDPCFGGPKNQPMLLDRLYDGVKNTEDSLVTNYINSFKKCSRFLPQLLKPEVFAKVKDKDFLFADYLYRQENYLNRLMTINIKFKGADHILTKVNNMTVANNLEGRSPLFDRRVVEMAMQIPPQYKLAGAQEKAVLKQAVLEVLPKQIIDRPKSGMMVPVQYWFKNTWQRRAKSLLLNRKAEIAPYLNQDLIKQWLNYRGDAWRRYGVKLWLLVSLEFWLQVQKKNR; encoded by the coding sequence ATGAAATTACCCAGCTTGTGGAATAGAAGACAAATACCCGATATCAAGATTGTACCGGATTGGTATATAGTTTTAGGACGCATAGATGCTAGCAATTATGATGTTAATTACTGCTTTGAAGAGTTTTTTGTTATCAAAACTCAAGTAGTAAAAAGTCATAATAGTCGTTTTATTGTAGTTGGAGATATTTGGTTAAGCAACCGCCATGATTTGCTGCAATTTTTACATTCAGATAAAGAATATACTGATAAAGAAATAGTAGCGCATCTTTGGGAAGTTAAAGGCGAAGAATGTCTCAATTTATTGGAAGGAATGTTCTCACTATGTGTTTGGGATAACCAAGAAAGACAGCTATATTTAATTCGAGATGGCGTTGGTTGCTGTACTATTTATTACACTAATTCGGATAAAGTGTGCGTTATTGCTCCTCGTTTAGCGACGCTTTTACCGCATCATTCCCAACTATTGGATTTAGTTGCTTTAAGAGATTATCTTTGCTGTGCTTTTGTACCTGGAGAGCAAACGCTTTGGGAAAACGTAAAGGAATTGTCTCCGGGCAAGGTTTTGCAGATGGAATCCTCTGAGGAAGGAGGAATAAATTTCATCAATCAAAGGTGGTTTTGGCAAGCAAGAGAAAATATTCAGAATGCAGAGGAAAGTTTAATTTGGCATGGAAAACAGTTAAGACAGCTTTTAGATCGGGTTGTAAAAGAATATTTACCTGTAAACGAACCTGTAGGGGTTTATTTATCTGGGGGTTTAGATTCAAGCTGTATTACCGCACTTGCCGCTAAGTTTCATAGTCACCCAGTGCATACTTATTCGATTCATTTTGGCGAAGATTGTCCGAATGAATTAGAGTTTTCTGGTTTAGTAGCGCAACACTGCAAAACCCAGCATCATATCCTAGAAATTACACCCGATGATATGTGGGATAAGCTACCGCTAACAATGTCATATTTAGACGACCCCATCGGCGATCCTTTGACGGTACCAAACTATTTATTAGGAAAGATAGCGCAGGAAAACTCGCGTGTAATATTGAATGGAGAAGGCGGCGACCCTTGTTTCGGCGGTCCTAAAAACCAGCCGATGCTTTTAGATCGGCTTTACGATGGAGTCAAAAATACTGAAGATAGCTTAGTAACAAATTACATTAATTCCTTTAAGAAATGTTCGCGATTTTTACCCCAACTTCTCAAACCAGAGGTTTTTGCAAAAGTAAAAGACAAGGATTTTCTATTTGCCGATTATTTGTATAGACAAGAAAATTATCTCAATCGGTTAATGACAATAAACATCAAATTTAAAGGAGCAGACCATATTTTAACAAAAGTTAATAACATGACTGTTGCTAACAATTTAGAAGGGCGATCGCCGTTATTTGATAGAAGAGTAGTAGAGATGGCGATGCAGATACCACCACAATATAAACTAGCAGGGGCGCAAGAAAAAGCGGTATTAAAACAAGCCGTTTTAGAGGTATTACCAAAACAAATTATAGATCGTCCCAAAAGTGGGATGATGGTACCGGTACAGTATTGGTTTAAAAATACTTGGCAGCGTCGAGCAAAAAGTTTGTTGCTAAATAGAAAAGCGGAAATAGCACCATATTTAAATCAAGATTTAATCAAACAATGGTTAAATTATCGCGGTGATGCTTGGCGACGTTATGGGGTGAAATTGTGGTTATTGGTAAGTTTAGAATTTTGGTTGCAGGTGCAGAAGAAGAATCGGTAA
- a CDS encoding sodium:solute symporter family protein has translation MSVEIWTILFVGASFLIYVYIGWQSRVKDSKGFFVAGQGVPALANGAATAADWMSAASFISMAGLISFLGYDGSIYLMGWTGGYVLLALLLAPYLRKFGKYTVPDFVGDRYYSQFARLVAVICAIFVSLTYVAGQMRGVGIVFSRFLQVDINTGVIIGMVIVGFFAVLGGMKGITWTQVAQYCVLIIAYLIPAIAIAVYLTGNPIPQFAFTFSDIADKLNAVQLDLGFEEYTKPFANKTMLDVLFITIALMVGTAGLPHVIVRFYTVPNVRAARYSAGWALLLIAILYTTAPALSMFARYNLIDSLHDKTVTEVQQLDWAKKWESTGLLAFEDKNGDGKLQLTPDKESNEITIDRDIIVLSTPEVAKLAPWVIALVAAGGLAAALSTASGLLLVISSSIAHDVYFRMINPHASESRRVFVGRIMVGFALVVAGYFGVNPPGFVAQVVAFAFGLAAASFFPAIFLGIFDKRTNKEGAIAGMLTGLIFTTAYIVGVKFAGMPTWFFGVSAEGIGTLGMVINLIVTLIVSRLTPPPPAEIQALVEDLRSPIVEEDTATAVH, from the coding sequence GTGTCAGTAGAAATTTGGACAATTTTATTTGTTGGCGCTTCGTTTTTAATTTACGTTTACATTGGTTGGCAGTCTCGGGTTAAAGATAGTAAGGGCTTTTTTGTCGCTGGGCAAGGTGTACCCGCTTTGGCTAATGGTGCAGCTACAGCCGCAGACTGGATGTCGGCAGCTTCGTTTATTTCGATGGCTGGGTTAATTTCTTTCTTGGGTTACGATGGCTCAATTTACCTGATGGGTTGGACTGGAGGTTACGTACTTCTAGCCTTACTACTAGCTCCATACCTACGAAAATTTGGTAAATACACGGTTCCCGACTTTGTAGGCGATCGCTATTATTCGCAGTTCGCTCGACTGGTTGCTGTAATATGCGCTATCTTTGTTTCTCTGACTTATGTAGCGGGACAAATGCGGGGTGTTGGTATTGTTTTCAGCCGATTTTTGCAAGTCGATATCAATACTGGTGTAATCATCGGTATGGTGATTGTGGGTTTTTTCGCCGTATTGGGAGGAATGAAGGGCATTACCTGGACGCAAGTGGCACAGTACTGCGTTTTAATTATTGCTTATTTGATTCCAGCAATTGCAATCGCCGTTTATCTTACAGGTAATCCGATTCCGCAATTTGCATTTACCTTTAGCGATATTGCCGATAAATTAAACGCCGTTCAACTTGACTTGGGTTTTGAGGAATATACCAAGCCGTTTGCCAACAAAACAATGTTGGACGTACTGTTTATTACCATTGCTTTGATGGTTGGAACCGCAGGTTTACCCCACGTAATCGTTAGATTTTACACGGTTCCCAACGTCCGCGCCGCTCGTTACTCTGCTGGTTGGGCATTATTATTAATAGCCATACTTTATACCACTGCTCCAGCCCTTTCGATGTTTGCTCGCTATAACTTAATTGATTCACTGCACGACAAAACTGTTACAGAAGTGCAGCAGTTAGATTGGGCGAAAAAATGGGAAAGTACCGGATTATTAGCTTTTGAAGATAAAAACGGTGATGGAAAATTACAGTTAACTCCAGACAAAGAAAGTAACGAAATCACAATTGATAGAGATATCATCGTACTTTCCACCCCAGAAGTAGCCAAACTTGCACCTTGGGTAATTGCTTTAGTAGCAGCAGGAGGATTAGCAGCAGCCTTATCTACAGCATCTGGTTTACTGCTGGTAATTTCAAGTTCCATTGCTCACGACGTTTATTTCCGAATGATTAATCCCCATGCATCGGAAAGTAGGCGGGTATTCGTCGGCAGAATTATGGTAGGTTTCGCCTTGGTAGTCGCCGGATATTTTGGAGTCAACCCGCCAGGGTTTGTAGCGCAAGTAGTAGCATTTGCTTTTGGTTTAGCAGCAGCTAGTTTTTTCCCTGCGATATTCTTAGGAATATTTGATAAACGTACCAATAAAGAAGGTGCGATCGCCGGAATGTTAACGGGCTTAATTTTTACCACTGCCTATATCGTCGGCGTAAAATTTGCCGGAATGCCTACATGGTTCTTCGGTGTTTCCGCCGAAGGAATCGGTACATTAGGTATGGTAATTAACTTAATCGTAACTTTAATAGTTTCCCGTTTAACACCACCACCACCAGCGGAAATTCAAGCCTTAGTAGAAGACTTGCGTAGTCCAATTGTAGAAGAAGATACAGCTACAGCGGTGCATTAG
- a CDS encoding flavin reductase family protein, with product MLDEQAKKTMLRKIPHGLYICGVKDGEEVNGFTASWLMQASFKPPLVVNCVKGDSISHQMIEKSGVFAISFLEDGQKDLAEKFFKPMRRVGNKFEDVEFYLGETGCPVITDSLGCVECQVVGKVDKGDHTVYVGEVIAAKVHREGKQLNLETTGWNYGG from the coding sequence ATGCTAGACGAACAGGCTAAGAAAACTATGTTGCGGAAGATTCCGCACGGGTTATATATCTGTGGAGTTAAGGATGGTGAAGAAGTTAATGGTTTTACAGCAAGCTGGTTAATGCAGGCTTCGTTTAAGCCACCTTTGGTTGTAAATTGTGTCAAAGGAGATTCCATATCCCATCAGATGATTGAAAAGAGTGGGGTATTTGCTATCAGTTTCCTAGAAGATGGGCAAAAAGACTTAGCAGAAAAATTTTTTAAACCAATGCGCCGCGTTGGTAATAAATTTGAAGATGTAGAGTTTTACCTTGGTGAAACCGGATGTCCAGTCATCACCGATTCCTTGGGATGCGTAGAATGTCAAGTAGTTGGAAAAGTTGATAAAGGCGATCATACCGTTTACGTTGGCGAAGTCATTGCTGCAAAAGTTCATCGCGAAGGAAAGCAACTCAACCTCGAAACAACAGGTTGGAATTACGGCGGATAG
- the rlmN gene encoding 23S rRNA (adenine(2503)-C(2))-methyltransferase RlmN, with amino-acid sequence MSVKTVASSKPPTPEYPKISIPPLLGASLEELTAWVQAQEQPAYRGKQLHQWIYQRGVRSLTDITVFSKQWRESVAEIPIGRSQLRHSSTAPDGTVKYLLELADGEIIETVGMPTFKRWGKSRNRQADNPDALERLTVCVSTQVGCPMACDFCATGKGGYQRNLTRSEIVDQVLTVQEDFGQRVSHIVLMGMGEPLLNVDNTLGAIQCLNKDVGIGQRNLTLSTVGIPGRIRHLAKYRLQVTLAVSLHAPNQELREEIIPSARKFPIEELFAECRDYVEMTGRRVSFEYILLAGVNDLPEHAHQLSRQLRGFQCHVNLIPYNPIQEVDYKRPNSERIQAFVYALEKHHTAHSVRYSRGLETDAACGQLRASKK; translated from the coding sequence ATGTCTGTCAAAACTGTAGCTTCTTCCAAACCACCCACACCTGAATATCCAAAAATCTCTATCCCTCCTTTATTGGGAGCATCTCTAGAAGAATTAACTGCTTGGGTACAAGCACAGGAACAACCAGCTTACAGAGGAAAACAGTTACATCAGTGGATATATCAAAGAGGTGTTCGTTCTTTAACTGATATCACAGTATTTTCTAAACAATGGCGGGAATCTGTAGCCGAAATTCCCATCGGACGTTCTCAATTACGACATAGTTCTACAGCACCCGACGGTACAGTAAAGTATCTTTTAGAACTGGCAGATGGCGAAATTATAGAAACTGTCGGTATGCCAACTTTCAAAAGATGGGGAAAAAGTAGGAATCGACAAGCAGATAATCCAGACGCTTTAGAACGTTTAACAGTTTGCGTTTCTACTCAAGTTGGTTGTCCGATGGCTTGCGATTTTTGTGCTACTGGTAAAGGAGGTTACCAGCGAAATCTGACTCGTAGCGAAATTGTAGACCAAGTTTTAACCGTACAGGAAGATTTTGGACAACGAGTTAGTCATATTGTGTTGATGGGTATGGGCGAGCCGTTGTTAAATGTGGATAATACTTTAGGCGCAATTCAATGTCTTAATAAAGATGTGGGAATCGGACAGCGTAACTTAACTCTTTCTACAGTAGGTATTCCCGGACGTATTCGTCACTTAGCAAAATATCGTTTACAAGTAACCCTCGCTGTTAGTCTTCACGCACCAAATCAAGAGTTACGAGAGGAAATTATTCCCAGCGCTCGTAAATTCCCAATTGAAGAATTATTTGCTGAATGTCGCGATTACGTAGAGATGACGGGACGGCGCGTATCTTTTGAATACATATTACTTGCAGGTGTAAATGACCTTCCAGAACACGCACATCAACTATCGAGACAGTTACGCGGATTTCAATGTCATGTAAATTTAATTCCCTATAATCCTATCCAAGAAGTAGATTACAAACGCCCAAATAGCGAACGAATTCAAGCTTTTGTATATGCTTTAGAAAAACACCATACCGCACACAGCGTCCGTTACTCCCGTGGCTTAGAAACAGATGCTGCTTGCGGACAGTTGCGAGCCAGTAAAAAATAG
- a CDS encoding pentapeptide repeat-containing protein: MANITYILIEEHLREISRDEQFTIADGEERITIKFDDSPESFEKIEELIKSGALSEIFSVAVDKISFVSGEFEFNEDNIQYYEKYYYQKSCRIQAILSKGGMSRNLSSNDFRKTDFRGINFTYADVSSCDFSFANLSNTNFQRANLDYAQLCNADLRNAILSDTSLDNADFTNANCDSIELRNAYLDSVNFLNTTLRNADISFSRGFNADFSYAQLNLASFKGSDLINTNFYSCDLSATDFCDSNLSNASLGFCNLSKANLNGANLSYAYIYSNNLTDINLSLANVEKARFRNNIGISESIKQDLILRGAIF, from the coding sequence GTGGCTAATATTACCTATATTTTGATTGAGGAGCATCTGCGGGAAATTTCACGAGATGAACAATTTACAATTGCGGATGGAGAAGAAAGGATAACAATAAAATTTGACGATTCTCCAGAAAGTTTTGAGAAAATTGAAGAACTTATTAAATCTGGTGCATTATCTGAGATATTTAGTGTTGCCGTTGATAAGATTTCTTTTGTGAGTGGAGAATTTGAATTTAATGAAGATAATATTCAATACTACGAAAAATATTATTATCAGAAATCTTGTCGAATCCAAGCAATTTTAAGCAAAGGAGGTATGTCGCGAAATCTGAGTTCAAATGACTTCAGAAAGACCGATTTTAGGGGTATAAATTTTACATATGCCGATGTTAGTAGTTGCGACTTTAGCTTTGCCAACCTTAGCAATACAAACTTCCAACGCGCAAACCTTGATTATGCTCAGTTATGTAATGCTGACTTAAGAAATGCTATCCTCAGCGATACAAGTTTAGATAATGCTGATTTTACAAATGCAAACTGTGACAGTATCGAACTAAGAAATGCCTACCTTGATAGCGTTAACTTTCTAAATACAACTCTAAGAAATGCCGATATCAGTTTCTCCAGAGGATTTAATGCTGATTTTAGTTATGCACAATTAAACCTTGCTAGCTTCAAAGGTAGCGATTTAATAAATACGAATTTTTATAGTTGTGACTTAAGTGCTACCGATTTTTGTGATAGCAATCTCAGTAATGCTAGCTTGGGATTTTGCAATTTAAGCAAAGCAAATTTAAATGGCGCTAACCTTAGTTATGCCTATATTTATAGTAATAATTTAACTGATATTAATCTTAGTTTAGCCAATGTAGAAAAAGCTAGATTTAGAAATAACATCGGAATTTCTGAATCAATCAAGCAAGATTTAATTCTACGAGGAGCAATCTTTTAG